A single candidate division TA06 bacterium DNA region contains:
- a CDS encoding glycosyltransferase family 2 protein, producing MGNVEDKSSPGVSIVIPTWEGKELLRRFLPSVLKAARVCGRPWEAIVYDDHSSDSTVDFLRKHFPQVRVLRTKVRRGFAGASNAGFRESRYEIVVLLNNDTDVDEHFLKPLLDHFENENVFAVVCKCYDWDGKMFRDGGKIGEFKRGFFRIHRNYDVEVRRIDSSEPYYSFHASGAFSAFSRKKLEALGGFDELFVPFNWEDADLSYRAWKRGWEIHYEPTSIVRHRPNTTVGRFRKAYVKAVSRRNRLLFIWKNLSDVDKLVQHCLFLLFQSMLAFLRLDLTHFASLGMAIAKLSGVSKARREEKMRIRRSDTEVLSLLRDCYQRPEVVIVE from the coding sequence ATGGGAAATGTGGAGGACAAGTCGAGCCCAGGGGTGAGTATAGTCATTCCCACATGGGAGGGGAAGGAACTTCTGCGGAGGTTTCTCCCATCGGTTCTGAAAGCAGCAAGGGTATGCGGAAGGCCCTGGGAAGCAATTGTCTACGATGACCACAGCAGTGACTCGACGGTTGACTTCTTAAGAAAACATTTTCCACAGGTTCGAGTCTTGAGAACGAAAGTCAGAAGAGGTTTCGCAGGGGCCAGCAATGCCGGTTTCAGAGAAAGCAGGTATGAAATTGTGGTTCTTCTGAACAATGACACTGATGTGGATGAACACTTTCTCAAACCTTTGCTTGATCATTTTGAGAATGAAAATGTCTTTGCTGTCGTGTGCAAGTGCTACGATTGGGACGGAAAGATGTTCAGAGATGGCGGCAAGATAGGCGAATTCAAAAGAGGTTTTTTCAGGATACACAGGAACTATGATGTGGAGGTAAGGAGGATTGACTCTTCTGAGCCCTACTATTCTTTCCATGCTTCAGGTGCCTTTTCTGCATTCAGCAGGAAGAAACTGGAGGCCTTGGGCGGGTTCGATGAGCTCTTTGTGCCGTTCAACTGGGAAGATGCTGACCTTTCCTACAGGGCGTGGAAGAGAGGATGGGAAATCCATTACGAGCCCACATCTATTGTCCGGCATAGGCCCAACACCACTGTGGGCAGATTCAGAAAGGCTTATGTGAAGGCCGTTTCCAGAAGAAACCGACTTCTCTTCATATGGAAGAATCTATCTGATGTTGACAAGCTGGTTCAGCATTGTCTTTTCCTTCTGTTTCAGTCGATGCTGGCTTTCCTACGTCTCGATTTGACCCACTTCGCCAGTCTGGGCATGGCCATAGCCAAGCTGTCTGGAGTCTCCAAAGCCAGGAGAGAAGAGAAGATGAGAATACGAAGATCGGATACGGAAGTCCTCTCTCTCCTCAGAGATTGTTACCAGAGGCCCGAGGTGGTGATTGTGGAATGA
- the gmhB gene encoding D-glycero-beta-D-manno-heptose 1,7-bisphosphate 7-phosphatase: protein MKRAVFLDRDGTVCPDVPYLDDSDKVELFPGVAEAVRRLRDAGFKVVIVTNQSGVGRGYFTLDVLTAVHTRLRDLLREAGTDYDALYYCPHAPDEGCTCRKPSTGMIDRAVDELSISLDGSYVIGDDSVDIELGRNAGLKAILVLTGHGKDSRALVTPDAVVENLEKAADWILKGSSNNE from the coding sequence GTGAAGAGGGCAGTTTTTCTGGATAGAGACGGGACAGTGTGCCCGGACGTTCCCTACCTGGACGATTCGGACAAAGTGGAGCTATTTCCAGGGGTGGCCGAAGCTGTACGCCGTCTGAGGGATGCCGGATTCAAGGTGGTGATTGTCACAAATCAATCCGGAGTTGGCCGCGGTTACTTTACCCTGGATGTTTTGACAGCAGTGCACACCAGACTGAGGGATCTGTTGAGGGAAGCGGGCACTGACTATGATGCTCTTTACTACTGTCCCCACGCGCCTGACGAGGGTTGCACCTGCAGGAAGCCCTCAACCGGTATGATAGACAGAGCGGTCGATGAACTCTCGATATCTTTGGATGGTTCTTATGTTATTGGAGACGATTCCGTTGACATTGAACTGGGCAGAAACGCTGGGCTAAAGGCAATACTTGTTCTCACCGGCCACGGGAAGGATTCTCGGGCTTTGGTTACTCCAGATGCGGTCGTTGAGAATTTGGAAAAGGCCGCAGATTGGATTCTGAAAGGTTCATCCAATAATGAGTAA
- a CDS encoding glycosyltransferase family 2 protein has protein sequence MSKLSAVVVTLNEEANIADCLKSLSFADEIVVVDSQSVDSTIELARKFTDKVYQVRFEGYGKLKNNAAAKASCDWVLSIDADERVSPQLAEEIVEVVRKNKSHSGYLLPRRTLFLGRWMMYGGWYPGHVLRLFRKDKGAFNDVLVHECVTVSGEVGKLKRDLLHYSDPDLKHYLSKLDKFTSLSAQSLYEKGRRAGIGDLLFRPAFMFLKMYFFKRGFLDGMPGLILSLLSAVHVLVKYVKLWEMWRTSRAQG, from the coding sequence ATGAGTAAACTGTCTGCAGTTGTGGTCACCCTTAATGAAGAGGCAAACATAGCGGACTGTCTTAAATCTCTCAGTTTTGCAGATGAGATCGTGGTAGTCGATTCGCAGAGTGTCGATTCAACAATAGAGCTTGCAAGGAAATTCACGGATAAGGTCTACCAGGTGAGGTTCGAAGGATACGGAAAGCTCAAGAACAATGCAGCGGCAAAGGCTAGCTGTGACTGGGTTCTCTCTATCGATGCAGATGAGAGGGTGAGCCCACAGCTTGCAGAAGAGATAGTTGAGGTAGTAAGGAAGAACAAGAGCCATAGTGGGTATCTGCTGCCTCGAAGAACTCTTTTTCTGGGGAGATGGATGATGTATGGTGGGTGGTATCCCGGACATGTGCTCAGGTTATTCAGGAAGGATAAAGGAGCCTTCAACGATGTTCTTGTGCATGAATGCGTGACGGTCAGCGGAGAGGTGGGAAAGCTCAAGAGGGATCTGTTGCACTATTCAGATCCCGACCTCAAACACTACCTCTCGAAACTGGACAAGTTCACCAGCCTTTCAGCACAAAGTCTGTATGAAAAAGGGAGAAGGGCAGGAATAGGTGATCTCCTTTTCAGGCCGGCATTCATGTTTTTGAAGATGTATTTCTTCAAACGGGGTTTTCTTGACGGAATGCCAGGCCTTATTCTGAGCCTTCTCTCTGCCGTTCACGTGCTCGTAAAGTATGTCAAGCTATGGGAAATGTGGAGGACAAGTCGAGCCCAGGGGTGA